A stretch of Acropora muricata isolate sample 2 chromosome 7, ASM3666990v1, whole genome shotgun sequence DNA encodes these proteins:
- the LOC136923781 gene encoding uncharacterized protein produces the protein MKGSLVTSPRRFKIPRKEVRPTEDCQYTLPVNSREAKEIGHAVKRQTWDSSDLVRDISNVQIKKVDNRCLERGYHEKRSELREKGRTPKELTEQLAFTVETNEYRVKAICRDGLRCTGIDHTLGDGGMGVTVWRCPDLCLKGLNWPASGSAFLLVFKIVKGRVKSVPCKPSPGIPNLEPTPNHDCHIARNTLDSSATDLHLLLRITQYYLYEYNDEGLPVKRPRQCLPFAVISLNKNDLPLVRSPARPLMFTVTPLTSGKHFKEDAEDLRSPTCDEKGGILVWRGLVTSRNKSLGRVSLFSGHRLGFNIWKSYLDVSKKMSLRQLTELLPRDLKCAWKSPLLYRNHTLSICTMKIAQDQPNETLTSFNRRLVTKAKSAGVLCIDKTTTMLIISSKLAKFLGLCDSGTPAEIFCVVSRRKTTPFFSSSCSSNLPSQQCDTCGLLEGSKAFIQSSLHLNSRHSAKIVVSSPETSLLPSSQYRRPRKGVKRSLSFSHIPCRGVDASNSGGRTYRSASCCEKRPKRETAPTDVFINERIRRDSVLGVDNADAHGSENRSINEMIPSCSDSTLSVEAFQAPNSKWAANDNMIENLKRFVCNTVNFKKPLSDLRSGDFNELESEIQPPHGSQATKLEATCIPLADFQDSGTRHLQEPQLGALNLQQRQIFQSTEPESTYNPLGDFQDVNTISSSNSMPERKESCETQMESSVKVPTTEHAGQQTYSARDDLPLTGAIVGQNIALPLTLISVPTEVKYCHLTSGKSSMPSIDYEQSCEKFSRNSIDEKYSRNYENENEKIEKKHSSALSTSAMYGVTAIQASVMQHSAQDKSKDSSCATDIITSSSSDKEQFDKSVLVSSQSQSTSDNKAMISILATSPFNAQDMSSSKTVESKREIENYIPSLPTTTDVERGVAPCEQLDADVVPSFSFMYSMKSHKVCIDRLRLLQDALKASRKGSDFDANSKAINPRPVIDSFCKEDFPSSVKTKEDPFGLSLESTEDSSAKESMADSSKNYDTLHSSQTSSQRHNIVLDKQSWPCQGGAIEMSLNKDWGFSANVDDHEAKLELKSCDDPLCCSDGLASTDGDGPAEELSLATGLETKAVECAPQDQLKAHTVRERVQSCDNSKDVGGRKGIEPDGKGGGMCCLVEEQGRDFISKMEPCSRLSSNVKLSSDRFECEASSQGECCTNETAEIELKTTESVAAEPKRLLSPTVNVKEEVSPLKVLLHEIDDVEALNNRKRPANASSSFKESLLSNKSKVDTHQEKQLMADVAVVVGKHSTINQKKNQRRPENEEEFFKRRRNATIYQSRKRAESFCLPPPAPPPLAYFNTGWKRGREVPVNNTRGIGLRRYHSGDVRFNNQFPIPYVDNAMNWELLRTGGNQRCYPYCNDPLPLHNRGMNHLWHCLMLDGLRWLPWR, from the exons ATGAAGGGGAGTTTGGTGACAAGCCCTCGGCGATTCAAGATTCCACGAAAGGAAGTAAGACCCACTGAAG ATTGTCAGTACACTTTACCAGTCAACTCCAGGGAGGCAAAGGAAATAGGACATGCAGTCAAACGCCAGACCTGGGACTCCAGTGACCTTGTTCGTGATATTAGCAACGTGCAAATCAAGAAGGTCGACAACCGATGCCTGGAAAGGGGATATCACGAAAAGAGATCGGAACTACGGGAGAAAGGGAGGACCCCTAAGGAGCTTACCGAACAATTGGCTTTCACTGTGGAGACGAACGAATACCGTGTAAAAGCGATATGCCGGGATGGCCTGAGGTGCACGGGGATTGACCACACCCTCGGAGATGGGGGAATGGGTGTAACAGTCTGGAGGTGTCCTGATCTGTGCCTCAAGGGCTTGAACTGGCCTGCATCAGGATCTGCCTTTCTCTTGGTTTTCAAA ATTGTAAAAGGCAGAGTGAAGTCTGTTCCATGTAAGCCATCTCCTGGCATACCTAATTTAGAACCCACTCCAAATCACGACTGTCATATAGCCAGAAACACATTAGACTCGTCTGCAACAGACCTTCACTTGCTCCTGCGAATCACCCAG TATTATCTCTATGAATACAACGATGAGGGTCTTCCAGTGAAGAGACCGCGGCAATGTCTGCCGTTTGCAGTGATATCactgaataaaaatgatttaCCGCTGGTACGAAGCCCAGCCAGACCGCTGATGTTCACCGTCACCCCTTTGACCTCTGGAAAGCACTTCAAAGAGGATGCCGAA GATCTCAGGTCTCCCACGTGTGATGAAAAAGGCGGCATTCTTGTGTGGAGGGGCTTGGTAACTAGCAGGAACAAGAGTCTGGGTCGAGTGTCATTGTTTTCGGGACACAGACTTGGATTTAATATTTG GAAATCCTATCTTGATGTGTCcaagaaaatgtcacttcgACAGCTGACTGAATTGCTACCACGAGACTTGAAGTGCGCCTGGAAATCCCCTT TACTCTATCGAAATCACACTTTAAGCATATGCACCATGAAAATTGCTCAAGATCAACCCAATGAAACCCTAACCAGCTTCAACAGACGCCTTGTTACCAAAGCAAAATCA GCTGGTGTTTTGTGCATTGACAAGACCACTACTATGCTTATTATTTCTAGTAAATTGGCAAAGTTTCTTG GACTTTGTGACTCTGGTACGCCAGCAGAGATTTTTTGTGTTGTGAGTCGTCGCAAGACAACTCCGTTCTTCTCAAGTTCCTGCTCCAGCAACTTGCCTAGCCAGCAGTGCGACACTTGTGGACTTCTGGAGGGCTCAAAGGCTTTCATCCAGTCTTCTTTGCATCTGAATTCGCGACACTCTGCAAAGATTGTTGTGTCATCACCAGAAACATCACTATTACCAAGTTCCCAATACAGGAGGCCTCGGAAAGGGGTAAAAAGATCGCTTTCATTCTCACATATTCCCTGTAGGGGAGTTGATGCCTCAAATAGTGGAGGACGGACTTATAGAAGTGCTAGCTGTTGTGAGAAACGTCCTAAAAGGGAGACTGCGCCCACAGATGTTTTCATTAATGAAAGAATACGCAGAGACAGCGTTCTCGGTGTTGACAACGCAGATGCGCATGGCAGTGAAAATCGAAGCATAAATGAAATGATACCAAGTTGCTCGGATTCGACATTAAGTGTTGAGGCTTTCCAAGCTCCAAACTCAAAATGGGCAGCAAATGATAATATGattgaaaacttgaaaagatTTGTTTGTAATACTGTCAACTTCAAAAAGCCATTGTCGGATTTAAGATCTGGGGATTTTAACGAGTTAGAATCCGAGATTCAACCACCGCATGGCTCACAAGCTACCAAGTTGGAAGCTACTTGCATTCCCTTGGCTGATTTTCAAGATAGTGGCACCAGGCATCTTCAAGAACCTCAGCTAGGCGCCTTGAATCTTCAGCAGCGTCAAATCTTTCAATCTACCGAGCCGGAATCTACTTACAATCCCTTGGGTGACTTTCAAGATGTTAACACGATTTCTTCTTCAAATTCGATGCCCGAACGGAAAGAATCTTGTGAGACGCAAATGGAATCCTCTGTGAAAGTGCCAACCACAGAACACGCAGGACAGCAAACATATAGCGCAAGAGATGATCTTCCACTCACGGGCGCTATTGTAGGGCAAAACATTGCACTCCCTTTGACTCTCATCTCCGTACCAACAGAGGTAAAATACTGCCACTTGACATCAGGGAAATCTTCAATGCCGTCAATAGATTATGAACAGTCGTGTGAAAAATTTTCACGAAACTCCATCGatgaaaaatattctagaaattatgaaaatgaaaacgaaaaaattgaaaagaagcATTCTTCAGCTCTGTCAACTTCAGCGATGTATGGCGTGACAGCAATACAGGCCTCAGTAATGCAGCATTCGGCTCAGGATAAGAGCAAAGATAGTTCTTGCGCGACGGATATAATAACCTCTTCAAGTTCTGACAAAGAACAGTTTGACAAATCAGTCCTAGTTTCCAGTCAATCTCAGTCAACTTCAGATAATAAAGCTATGATATCGATTCTAGCAACAAGTCCTTTCAATGCGCAAGACATGTCAAGCAGCAAAACTGTAGAATCCAAAAGGGAAATAGAAAACTATATTCCATCGTTGCCAACAACCACTGATGTGGAAAGAGGTGTAGCCCCCTGTGAACAACTTGATGCAGATGTCGTTCCTTCGTTTTCGTTTATGTACTCGATGAAATCTCATAAAGTTTGCATCGATCGGTTAAGACTCCTACAGGACGCCTTAAAAGCTTCCAGGAAGGGTAGTGATTTTGATGCCAACTCAAAGGCAATAAATCCACGTCCTGTTATAGACAGTTTTTGTAAAGAGGACTTCCCTTCATCggtgaaaacaaaggaagaccCGTTTGGACTCAGTTTAGAAAGCACTGAAGACTCAAGCGCTAAGGAGTCAATGGCCGATTCCAGTAAAAATTATGACACACTTCACTCTTCACAAACATCTTCACAGCGACACAACATTGTTTTAGACAAACAATCCTGGCCATGTCAAGGAGGTGCGATTGAAATGTCCTTAAACAAAGACTGGGGCTTTTCAGCCAACGTTGACGACCACGAAGCTAAACTCGAACTAAAGAGTTGTGATGATCCGCTGTGTTGCTCCGACGGTTTAGCTTCAACAGACGGAGATGGGCCAGCTGAGGAATTGTCACTGGCCACGGGCTTGGAAACAAAAGCTGTGGAGTGTGCCCCACAAGACCAGCTAAAAGCACACACTGTCAGAGAAAGGGTCCAATCTTGTGACAATTCTAAAGATGTAGGAGGTCGGAAAGGGATAGAACCAGATGGCAAGGGAGGAGGAATGTGCTGTCTTGTGGAGGAACAAGGTCgggatttcatatcaaagatGGAGCCATGTTCCCGTTTGAGCTCCAACGTGAAGTTGTCTTCAGACAGGTTTGAATGTGAAGCAAGTTCACAAGGAGAATGCTGTACAAATGAGACGGCAGAGATTGAGCTGAAGACGACCGAGTCTGTTGCTGCTGAACCTAAGCGCTTGTTATCGCCGACAGTGAATGTAAAGGAAGAAGTTTCGCCTTTGAAGGTATTGCTGCATGAGATAGATGATGTTGAAGCTCTTAATAACAGAAAGCGGCCCGCCAATGCGTCTTCCTCATTTAAAGAATCGTTGTTGTCAAACAAAAGTAAAGTTGATACCCATCAGGAAAAGCAACTAATGGCAGATGTAGCTGTGGTCGTTGGAAAGCATTCTACGATTAATCAAAAGAAGAACCAGAGGAGACCAGAAAATGAAGAAGAGTTTTTTAAACGACGCAGAAACGCCACGATTTACCAGTCGAGAAAAAGGGCAGAGTCATTTTGCCTACCTCCGCCCGCTCCTCCTCCTTTGGCGTACTTTAACACAGGATGGAAGCGTGGTCGAGAGGTGCCCGTGAATAACACGAGAGGCATCGGTTTACGCAGATATCACTCGGGAGATGTTCGTTTCAACAATCAATTCCCAATTCCCTACGTGGATAATGCAATGAATTGGGAGCTTTTGAGAACCGGTGGCAATCAGCGCTGTTATCCTTATTGCAACGATCCTCTGCCATTACATAACAGAGGGATGAATCATCTATGGCATTGTTTAATGCTAGATGGTCTTCGGTGGCTCCCATGGAGATGA